One window of the Salvia splendens isolate huo1 chromosome 1, SspV2, whole genome shotgun sequence genome contains the following:
- the LOC121795562 gene encoding lysosomal Pro-X carboxypeptidase-like, which produces MKAFTRVLIQYYLLFVLVLLQNVSTISPHKIPRLSPYNTEALSSVSAKNSEDLKTYYYRQTLDHFNFAPQSFATFNQRYVVSTKYWGGPHTNSPIFAFFGAEEQLDLDLSGIHFLSDIAPRFKSMSLYIEHRYYGESIPFGTMEEAMKNETTRGYFNSAQAIADYAEIVLHVKKKYSARNSPVIVVGGSYGGMLASWFRLKYPHIAVGALASSAPILYFENITSPDAYFSLVSKDFKEVSHKCYETIRKSWSEIDRIASKEGGLSILSRRFKTCSSLKSKLELKYYLEGMYSEAAQYNAPPKYPVTEVCRGIDGAQKGSDVIGRIFAGMASFRGKRSCYNMTTRNTQTSVGWRWQTCSELVIPIGIANDTMFEADPYDLADYIKGCKQMFGVSPRPHLVTTYYGGHDIKLVLKRFGSNIIFSNGLRDPYSTGGVLEDLSESILAVTTRNGSHCLDIVGGKESDPEWLVTQRKTEVKIMEGWLTKYYADLKA; this is translated from the exons ATGAAAGCATTCACAAGAGTTTTAATCCAATATTACCTTCTGTTTGTCCTTGTTCTTCTCCAAAATGTTTCAACAATATCTCCACACAAAATCCCAAGACTCTCCCCATACAACACAGAAGCATTGAGTAGTGTGTCGGCAAAAAATTCAGAGGATTTGAAGACATATTATTACCGGCAAACACTTGATCATTTCAACTTCGCACCTCAGAGCTTTGCAACTTTCAACCAAAGATACGTCGTCAGCACCAAATATTGGGGCGGCCCTCATACCAACTCCCCCATTTTCGCCTTCTTCGGAGCTGAGGAACAACTTGATCTAGACTTATCTGGAATCCACTTCCTCTCTGATATTGCTCCTCGTTTCAAATCCATGTCTCTCTACATTGAG CATCGATATTATGGGGAATCGATCCCATTTGGAACGATGGAGGAGGCCATGAAAAATGAAACAACGCGAGGATATTTCAATTCAGCTCAAGCAATAGCTGATTATGCAGAAATTGTGCTACACGTCAAGAAAAAATATTCTGCACGTAATTCTCCCGTTATTGTTGTTGGAGGCTCATATGGTGGAA TGCTAGCATCGTGGTTTAGACTTAAATATCCACACATTGCTGTGGGTGCTCTAGCTTCATCAGCTCCTATTCTTTACTTTGAGAACATCACCTCACCAGATGCATATTTCTCGCTTGTATCCAAGGACTTCAAG GAGGTTAGCCACAAGTGTTATGAAACTATTAGAAAATCATGGTCTGAAATCGACAGAATTGCATCAAAAGAAGGAGGCCTCTCCATTCTTAGTCGAAGATTCAAGACATGCTC GAGTTTGAAGAGTAAATTGGAGTTGAAGTATTACTTAGAAGGCATGTACTCGGAGGCAGCACAATACAACGCGCCGCCAAAATATCCAGTGACGGAGGTGTGTAGAGGGATCGACGGAGCTCAAAAGGGAAGCGACGTTATCGGCCGGATTTTCGCGGGCATGGCGTCTTTTCGTGGGAAAAGAAGTTGTTATAATATGACTACCCGCAACACTCAAACTAGCGTCGGCTGGAGATGGCAA aCATGTAGCGAATTGGTGATACCGATTGGGATAGCAAACGACACAATGTTTGAAGCTGATCCATATGATTTAGCTGACTATATTAAAGGCTGCAAACAAATGTTTGGTGTATCACCTCGACCTCATTTGGTCACTACTTATTACGGGGGCCAT GATATTAAATTGGTACTTAAGCGGTTTGGGAGCAACATTATTTTCTCAAATGGCCTAAGAGATCCATACAGTACTGGAGG GGTGCTAGAAGACTTGTCTGAAAGTATCCTTGCAGTGACTACGCGTAATG GTTCACATTGTTTGGATATAGTTGGTGGAAAAGAGAGTGATCCAGAATGGCTGGTGACGCAAAGGAAAACAGAGGTTAAGATTATGGAAGGATGGCTAACAAAATATTATGCCGATCTGAAGGCATAA